Genomic DNA from Tachyglossus aculeatus isolate mTacAcu1 chromosome 10, mTacAcu1.pri, whole genome shotgun sequence:
aataagcacttaataaataccattgattgatatccgacagaccaccactctccccaccttcaaagccttattaaaatcacttctcctccaagaggctttccccaactaaggcctcatctcccttactctctctcccttcttcattatccttgcacttggatgtgtatgCATTAAgcatgtgatattcaccccacccccaaacccacagcacttaatatctgtctccctctctagaccgtaagctccttgggaatatgtctcccaagggctgcactgtactctcccaagggcatagtatagtgctctgcacgtagtaaatgttcaataaatatggatgatgcacacagtaagcactcaataaataatgatggattgagggaagggcagagacagaggaggaaggatagagacaggggagggaggggcagagacaaaggaaggaaggaagggtagaggcagaggagggagggaggaaccgaggcagagaaggaaggggtggacagaaacagaggagaaaggggcagagacagaggagggaggtcattcattcaatcgtatttattgagcacttactgtgtgcagagcactgtactaagcgcttgggaagtacaagttgtacaaggTCACAGATATAGGAGCAGGGAAGGAGCACAGAGATGAGAAACCCCGGTACCACGTCATCCCTGGGGCAGGCTGgggactgtggggcagggatcagaGGTCAATGTCTGCGGCGGCTCCCCCGGCCCCAGGCAAATCCTGGACACAGAGGACGAACTGCAGGAGATCCGCTCGGACGCGGTGCCCTCAGAGGTGCGGGACTGGCTGGCCTCCACCTTCACCCAGCAGACCCGGGCCAAGGGCCGCCGCTCAGAAGAGAAGCCCAAGTTCCGCAGTATCGTCCACGCAGTGCAGGCTGGCATCTTCGTGGAGCGGTGAGGCCACTCCCTGTACACTGGTCCCCAGGCCCCCgagtcccctccccagcccgagCTCCCCAAGCCCCCTTCCAGCCCTCCGCCCATCCCTTGGAGCCCCCAGAGTCCTCCCACAGGCCCCTAGGAGAGCTCTGGGTCCAATCCGCTCATGACCTACTTGTCCCCAGCATGTTTCGAAGAACCTACACCACCGTGGGTCCCAGCTACTCCTCGGCCGTCATCAACTgcttgaaggtaaggagagaggccagggctagGCTGGACTCAGGTTAGGGGTGGAACCGGGGCTGGGCCAGtttgggtcagggccagggccaggactgAGCTCCGGGAGGGACTGGGGCCGGACTGGGGGTGAGTCCTGGTTAgactggggaaggggtgggccagGCAGTATCAGCAGCCCATCGGGACCCTTGCAGACCCTGGATCTGTGGTGCTTTGACGTCTTCTCCCTGAACCGTGTGTCTGAAGACCACGCCCTGCGGACCGTTGTCTTCGAGCTGTTTACCCGCCACAACCTCAACAGCCGCTTCAAGGTCAGACATCATGCCTTCCTCCGGGGTTATCCCAACCTCCCACTGCCTCTCTCCCGCCAGACCATCCAGCCTGGCGAGGTTGCAGGGGAGGTGCCACATCCTCTCTTGAACCACCCCAGCCACCCCACCCCCTTGTCCAGGTCGACCAGCCCCTCCACCAGTGCCGGGCCAAGACAGCAACTCCCTTCCCCACTTACGAAGCTCACCCCCCTGATTGCTTCTTCCTACAGTCTAGCCTTCATCCTTCTTGCTGCAGATTCAGGTCCAGTCCTCTGGTCCTGCCCTTGGCACAGCTGGTCCCTTCCTGGCTGTACCCAGGTGCCCGGCGGCAGGCGCCATGACAACACCAAAATAGGCAAATGGCTGCCATGGGAACGGTTCCTTTACATTCCCTGTATTTGGGGCACTGGAGAGCCGgtctgggagggtgggggcggggacaGGCAGGGAAGCCTCCTGGTCCACTCCTCTGGCAGGCTGcagtgtggattcattcattcattcattcagttgtatttattgagcacttactgtgtgcagagcactgtactaagcgcttgggaagtacaagttggcaacatatagagatggtccctaccccaaaataggctcacagtctagaaacgggctcacagtctagaaccactgGATAGGCCAATGGTTTCCAGGGCTATCTCCCTGAGTGTACCAACCGGATCGGGCTTGGCTTGGCACTGGCAGGCAATGACCCAGCCCATAAGGGATCActgaaggtcactgaggccatttccctgcctctcccttacTCTGGCTGTGCTGCCTGCAGTCTGACTTCCATCCCTCCTACTGCAATTCTCAGATCCCCACTGTGTTCCTCATGACTTTTCTGGACGCCCTGGAGGCCGGCTACGGAAAGTACAAAAATCCTTACCACAATCAGATCCACGCAGCTGATGTCACGCAGACCGTCCACTGCTTCCTGCTCCGGACTGGCATGGTGGTAATGCCTAGGGATCTGAGGCACCTGAAAGAGCTTGCCTATCTATGGGGCACACCTGGGGCTAGAGGAGAGGAGGCTAAAGGAGCACACTTCAGGGCCAGGGGAAAGGCAAGGGGGACACATCTGGGATGAGAGGCGAGTGGACCCAGCCCAGAATTTAGGGGAGGGACAATGTCCCCCCAAGGCCCTCCACcaaataattacagtaataatagtattttttaagcacttactattgccaggcactgtactaagcactggggtggacacaagcaaattgggttggacacagtccctgtccctcatggggctcaatcttgctccccgttttacaggtgaggtacctgaggcatagaggagttaagtgactttcccgaagtcacacagcagataagtgacagagctattTCTGACCAAAAGCCCCTGAGCATAAAAATAAAGGCAAATTTGCATCCAATTTGCATGTGCACCCAGCCTTTGGAGCTTCCCATTGGGCCACAGAGTGTCTGGCTGGGGAGCTGGGCCACTGGGAGGGCGCTTTAAAGGCAGAGTCTCAGTCCCAAGTGAGAGGGAAGTGGCTGGGCCAGCTCAACCTCATTAGGCCAGAGATGAACCAGCCTTGTGGTGGCAGCCCTGCCTGGGGTCTCTGGGGTTCCCCACCCTGAACTCTGCACATTTCCCTCTTGGCCCCAGCACTGCCTGACAGAGATAGAGGTCCTCGCTATCCTCTTCGCAGCCGCCATCCACGACTATGAGCACACCGGTACCACCAACAGCTTCCACATCCAGACCAAGTGAGACAGAGGCGGGGGGCCTGGGGTGGAGGGTATCCAGGGTCTTGGGGtcaggggccgggggtcggggccggaggcagagggcatCCAGGGATTGGGGCCAGGGGTGGAGGGTGTCCAGGGGCAGGGTGTTGGCACCAGAGGATGTCCAGGATCTAGGGGAGGGGGCtgtttgggggttggggtggaagCCAGGGTGGGGGTCTGAGGGCGGGGTCAGGGATGaaatcagagagagggcaggggtctCGGAGTGAGGGGTGAGGGATCAGGGACTGGGGACAAGGGACTGGGGTGGAGGCAGGTGAGTTCTGGGCCTGAGGCTGGGAGCAAGGATGAGGCTAGGGGAATGGGCTGGTGGTGAGGGGCCAGGGTAGAGGGAGTGGAGTGGAGGGATGGAGGTCAGGAAGCCCGGGTGGGGAGCCATGACCCCACCAGGCAGTCCCCCCTGAGCCCAGACCCTGGTCCAGGTCCGACTGTGCCATCCTGTACAATGATCGCTCGGTGCTGGAGAACCATCACATCAGCTCCGTCTTCCGCCTGATGCAGGATGAGGAGATGAACATTTTTACCAACTTGGCCAAGGATGAATTCGCGTGAGCAGCCTctaccccacccctcacacccctcCTACGCCAAGCCCAAGAACCCCAATCCCTCCTCTGTCCAGCCTGGCACCCTTTCCACTCATCTCTATCTAGCTCAatacccccaccccactccatccAGCCTGAGAATCCCTGCTCCTCTCTATCTAGCTCAagatccctctcctcccttcaaggttagCCCTTGGTCAACTGGAACCTGGTTCCCACAACCTCTGATCTCTGACCTCTGATCTTTGTCCTCCTACATCCCTTGATGGGAGAGGAGGTCCTTATTAGAGGGTAGGATGGAGGATCAGAACCTTGGTCAGAGGGCTTGGCCCCCGAGGAAAGGGTAGTAGAGGGAAATGCCAGTACCcagaaatcgatcaatcaatcatatttattgagcgcttgctttgtgcaaagcattgtactatgcgcttggatgagaacaatataacagagttggtatgtacgtttccagcccacagtttgtttacagtctaaagggggagaggtacactaatataaataaattatggatatggacatgaatgctctggggctgagggaggaggtgaataaagggtgcaaatccaagggaaaggaagcagcaaGTGTATCCTGTATTGTTGTCCTTGATGAATTCTGTATTGAACCAGTTATCTAGGAGGTTGTCAGGGGGGAGCCGAGGGGCAGGGAGCACTTAGGGCCGGGGAGGGGACTGTAGGGCTGAGCTGGGTCTTTCTCTGGTGGAGACAGAGAGCTGCGCTCGCTGGTCATAGAAATGGTGCTGTCCACGGACATGTCCTGCCACTTCCAGCAAGTCAAGTCCATGAAGACTTCCCTGCAGCAGCTGGAGAGgtgaggcagggccggggggcagaccCATGGGCTGGGGCAGGCAGAGACCCTGCTCtgggtgaggagtggggagtggaggcaggagaagggagaaagtggCTGAGGAtaggggagcagggagatggagaggaggagcagtgggctgaggggagagagccagtggctgggggaaggagcaggaagatggaggaaggagtagtcagggatgggggaggagggggctgggagagggacaaAGGACTGGGTGGagggagtagcgtggcctagtgcatagagcatgggcccaggagttagaaagacgtgggttctaatcccggctccgccacttgtcttccgtgagaccttgggcaagtcaggtctctgtgcctcagtacctcatctgtaaaatggggattagtaccacaactcctgtgtccaaccagatccccactctgccaattgtcaactgtgtgactttgggcaagtcacttaacttctctgggcctcagttacctcatctggaaaatggggattaagactgtgagccccctgtgggacaacctgatcaccttgtaacctccccagcacttagaacagtgctttgcacatagtaagtgcttaataaatgccattattattattattattagcttatatctacaccagtgcttagtacagtgcttggcacataataagtgattagcaaatgccataaaaaaatacaacCACCACCAAAGCTTGGGGCGATGAGTAGGGGGTTAGAGTTAAGTTGTCTCTGTAAGAGAGGCTGCTTGTGTTTCTATGGCTGTAGGTGTGACTGTCTGAGGTGGCTACCTGTGTCTGTGTATCTGTGTCTATGGCTTTCTGTATGTCCATGTCTATGTGTCTGTGAGAGgactgtctgtgtgtctgtgtttatGCCTGTCTGAATGTGTTTATGACTTTCTGtgtatctgtgtctgtgtgtctgtgagagGGACTGTCTGTGTCTATTGCTGTCTGTGTGTTTATCTATGgctgtctgtgtgtctgtatcTGTGGAAGGGGTTGTCTATGTCATTGTATCTCTGCCTCTGGCTGTTTGTGTATCTCTTTCTTTGGCTACCTGTATATCTTTGTCACTGTGTCTCTATCTCTGGCTGTGTGCGTGTCTGGCTGTTTTTGTATCCCTGACTggctgtctgtgtgtctgtctgactGTTTGTGTATCTCCGGCTATCTGTGTGTCTGTCACTGTGTCTGTCTCTGGCTGTTTGTGTGTGTCTATCTGTGTGTCTGTCACTGTCTGTCTCTGGATGTCTGTATGTCTCTTTCTCTGGCTGCCTGTGTGTCTCCAtctgtgtctctgtgcctgtgtcTGCATCCACTGAGAGTGGTATGGGGGCTCCGGAGACGGTAggctcctccctcaccccagcctgtcccctgccTCGGCCACCTCCCCTTCGCCCTCCTGCCCTCTCGCCCGCCGGCTGCAGGATCGACAAGTCCAAGGCTCTGTCCCTACTGCTCCACGCCGCTGACATCAGTCACCCCACCAAGCAGTGGAATGTCCACAGCCGCTGGACCAAGGCCCTAATGGAGGAATTCTTCCGCCAGGTACGCCCCCGAggggcgcgcggggggggggggggttcatccGCACCGTCCCCCAGCCtcgacctccccccccccccgcccacctacctcttccctctcctcagaaaCACCCAGAAGGGAGCAGCCCTGCCCAGCGGCTCCCTTGATCCCCAGCCTTGTCCTCCTGTTGCCAACGTTTGGGAAGTGCTTCCTGCTGTCTAACCtgcatccctcctgctgcagcatGAGGATTGGCTCCAGAGTGCTGACTGGGCAcatgcttcccccctccccctgtgcccgggcctctgccctttccctcgAGTGCCCAGTTCCTcccgtcccccggcccccagcccctgcctaaTTCTAACGCCTCATTCCTCCGTCTCTGACAGGGAGATAAGGAGGCGGAGTTGGGTCTTCCATTCTCGCCGCTGTGTGACCGAACGTCCACCCTCGTGGCCCAGTCCCAGATCGGTGAGGGTCCGGAGGAGTGAAAGG
This window encodes:
- the NCKAP1L gene encoding nck-associated protein 1-like isoform X3, with translation MELMAQPPEEPEMLEPGGCPSPLELKAGPSKKMWIKLRTLLRFMVKQLDNGEVNIEDLKKNLEYTASLLEAVYIDETRQILDTEDELQEIRSDAVPSEVRDWLASTFTQQTRAKGRRSEEKPKFRSIVHAVQAGIFVERMFRRTYTTVGPSYSSAVINCLKTLDLWCFDVFSLNRVSEDHALRTVVFELFTRHNLNSRFKIPTVFLMTFLDALEAGYGKYKNPYHNQIHAADVTQTVHCFLLRTGMVHCLTEIEVLAILFAAAIHDYEHTGTTNSFHIQTKSDCAILYNDRSVLENHHISSVFRLMQDEEMNIFTNLAKDEFAELRSLVIEMVLSTDMSCHFQQVKSMKTSLQQLERIDKSKALSLLLHAADISHPTKQWNVHSRWTKALMEEFFRQGDKEAELGLPFSPLCDRTSTLVAQSQIGFIDFIVEPTFSVLTDVADKSVQPLVDESTKPKTQTRSEGPQWRQPSLDERGEGETNVNADIVSFRSTWSRYVQENKQKWKERAASGITNQASIEELSLCDDEAAAPDDGHNQNGNLD